The Hevea brasiliensis isolate MT/VB/25A 57/8 chromosome 1, ASM3005281v1, whole genome shotgun sequence DNA segment CGCTAATCCAGTCAATAGGTTTCTTCGAGAGAACCAACTTAGCTGATGAATGCTAAGTAAAACAACGCAGCGTAAGTCATGCAAAAGCCAAATCATGATAAAAAGAATTTGAAAAGAAAGAAGAGGGACAGAGTGAAGACAGAGGAAGAGTAGCAAAACCTTCCAAGGAGCTACATCCTTCTTGTGAAACAGAGCACTAATCAGATTAATACTATTCAGGAATTAAAGAAAAACAGTAAACTCATCCTCTCTAGATGCACCAGATTTAGCCAAACAACATGCGAAGGAGTTTGCCGAATGCATGGTACCCGCAGAAGACATCTTAGGCAAGGGAGCTCCACACAAGTCTCGCGGTATAAACCACACTTGTAATATTATAAAATCAAGTCCACTCTTGCAAATATAGATAGCTAACTCTAGCAAACAAATATAGTAGTAATTATATGAATTTTCATATGATATAAAACACCAATTACACTCTTCACGCATTAACTCAAGCACATAAATCTATATtcattgatatttaaattttatatttccaacaataaaaatgGTTCAACAAATATTCTCTAAAGGTAGGGGTGGCAAATGGGTCACGTGAAGTAGATTTGAAATCATGAATCATATAGACAAAACAAATTGGTCACCTCTAACTAAttaaaagtgaaaaaaaataaTGACAATAAGatgcttttctttctttttataaaaaaaaaaaaaaaaaaaaaaattctaatacgCCAGAAGTATACAACATAGCAGACTGCAATTAATAGCTTATATAATTTAGCTCAAGCAACAAAATAGAGTTTTCTTTTTTACCCAACATATGTTGAGAGAAACTTGGCACGTCCATACTCTGCAAACTGCACAAATTGATCCAGGTAGATTTATTAAATCGTTCAATTAATAGTTTAACATCAAACACAAATTTACTGGCACATTCAACATCATCTATTCGGCACCAAAGACAAAATGATATTTGATCATATATATAGAACTATTTAATCCGTAATAATCACCTTTAATTGAAAATTTCCGTCAAGAAAGATACTATCATCCTTGAAATGCTCGTATATGTTCCAACGTTTATCTGAAAATACAGACATCACAAAAATGGAAAGTGACTCAGATATATACACCTTTAACCTATAAACAAGTCGAGGGTTTGTTGCAAGGTTTAAAACCACTAAGATTATATTTTGTGAATGATAAACTTGTGTAAAATATATTAGCGTATTTAATTAatgcaagtttttttttttaagcaattGATTTTATTAATAAAGAGGTCAGGAATCTCTCAGTTAAACCCGGGCAATAGGTTTCTCCTAAAAAATCAACTTAAAGATGCAAAGGTGATACAAAGCAACAAGAACACCAAAAGCCAACAGCAGAACGGACCAAAATAAACAAGAAAATAGGGTACCAGCAAAAAAGCCTGCAGACTAATAAAAAAGTGGACCAACAACAACAAAATAAAGAAGCCACAGACAAAGGGGCTATAATCATCCGATCTAttgaataatataattaatgGATGACTATTGTATCCATTAATGAAGACAATAATCATCTCCATTGACAAGGAATAAAATTGAATACAATTGATACAGGACAATTAATAGCAACAATTTTCATCTTCTCCTAAAAATTTGGAGACTATTTCGATAATCCCCTGCAAATACTCACATTGTTCATGTAGATCTACCAATCCTTTTGCAATGCCTAAGGCGATCTCCATTCTGGTTGGCCAATCCACCGTTGATCTCGCATTTCCTGCTTTGTTATCCATGTTGGTAATTAAGACCATAAAATCTATAACAGCTTATTTACCAGCACTTATTGATATTGTTGGTATAGCAAATGTGGAtgcaaaataaagtaaaatatgcAAGCTAAATAATCGAAAATGGATAGAATATATAAGGTGAGTTAATGGTGAAATTTTAACATATGACCATTGTGTGTATAACGGACAGATTTTGATCGTTGGTTATGATGGGACTCGCCTTAATCAGTAGCTATAATAAAACTGTTGTAAATACAATAGTTGTATTGAGTAATTTCTCAGGTTAACTAGGACGACCTTGAAACCTAATACCTTAAATGTGGGCTTTACCATTGGTTCACCAATGTGGAAACTTTAGTAAGTTAAGATAAAGAGCATACCATGTAAATGAGATCTCAAGGATTTGTCCTCTGAAACGAACTCAAAAACAAGTAGTTTATTGCCTCCTTCATCGCAGTATCCAATCAGCTTAACAAGATTGTTGTGATGGACGCTACTACAAATGGCTTTCATTTTCTCGAACGCATCTTCTTGCTTTCGAGGCATATGTGAAAATTTCTTGACTGTCACCTCATGATTGATTAGGTATCCCTTATAAACTTGACCTAAACTACCCTTGCCAAGAAggtttttcatggagaaaccttcAGTCGCCTTTGTTAGTTGTTCATAAGTAAATATTTCCGGCTTGTGAATTTCGAGCCTCTCAATGCCACTCGATGAAGCATCTGCAATAATGTTGGCGAAATCaacattagtttttttttttttttttggataaatGAAGGAAAaggaaattttttaaaaaataaaaattaagataattaattttaatgtgtaactttttttttttttatctgcacTCAATTTTAGTTGAGTAAAGACAGAGAATTAAGATTTTGAAAAGTATGTCATAGTTGACATAAAATGGACCTCTATTTATAGTACTGCGTCGCATTTCGTTATCAATCTTCTCAATCCATAAATTCTTTTCAAGCTTAGCTCCTTCAAGAAATCGAACAATCTACATGGCATAGCAATGGTAAAAAGATTATGAGCCAACTATATATGTAGGTCTCAATTTTTGAATACTATCTTTGACAGacattaataacaaaatatagCCAATTAATTGTTGATGTTTTACCTCTCTCATTGATGGACGAAACTCTGGTGGGTTATATACACAACCTTTGGCACAATATATTATTTTTTCCATTTCTCCTTTATCATACTTTTGCAATCTGACATCAACAAAGTCCTTATAATCTCCTTTCAAAGCCTGCGTAATTCGAGTCTTTGCCTGCAGGATTGtgataaaaaggaaaagaaattcattattttctttttcatcatcAAAATTAAGCTTTAATTTTCAACCATATTTCCAGACGTATACTAATCTTACGAATAACGTCTAAAATAATTTATCAAAAGTCTATCCCGTATATTTTTGTTGACAAGGTAGAATTAAAGCgaaataattttttctttaatggCTAAATTCATTATCGTCTTTCTCTTTCGCTTTTATATCATGCTTTAGTGCAGGGCCGATCTCACACCCCACGTCGGTGGGATATGAAAATGTTAAGGGTTTATATATTTTAGGCTAAAGGTAGTAATCTGAAATTTGCATTAGAGTTAAGACCATTagttttgtcttcttatataaattatatatattttatttgctACTTATCATACCCAATCAACGATTTTAACGCCTTCATGTAAAGGTTCTCTCCCCGTAATCAACTCTAGAAGTACCACACCGAAAGAGTAGACATCTGACTTAGTAGAAACCTTTCCAGAATATTCTGGATCCATATAActgcaatttaaaaaaaaacacaATGAAAATTAAACTTaagaattttttttctaaaaaataaaaatcttcaTCAGAGAAACCTAAAAACTGAGTTGTctctattttcattttattttatgttatgttTCTAATATTCCAAATATAGACCACAATGGTGCCTAAAAAATGGACCATCATAGCAATGCAATTAAGAAATAACAAGAAAATTGTATCTTACACTTCAGTCCCTTTAATCGTTCTAGAAAGATGAGTAATACTATCCGGAAAGTACAAGGCAAGTCCGAAATCTGCAAGCTGAATAAAATGAACTAAGTACATTAGTAGATTCACTGTTCTATGTGATTTAATATCATAGACAACCAAAAATAATAGAGTTGGCAGTTATGTAAGTAATGAGTTCACACCATTCAGCCAAaaagcaaaataataataataataataataataaaagttggCAACCATAGTGAATCCAACTATGAAATTAATGAGTTTACTCAAAAGAAAATTATGGCATTAAACTCAGGGTTCCACTATGTTGAGTTTAATCATATTAATTGAAACTTTTATATGCTATTAAATTATCTTACCtttggtttaaaatttttattaagaaGAATATTATCTGATTTGATATCTTGGTGTATGATGGGGGTTCGCCTGAAAAACATATATATGTACAGTGAAGTTAAAAAACTTTaaaaagaaatgagaaaataGCTAGATAAAATCTCAATAGCTGAAAATCCTAACATTTAGCAAGCAGGAGATATTATATCAATTACTCACAGTGATTGTGCAGATATTCTAATCCAAGAGCACAGCCTTTGGCGATATCGATTCTTTTTGACCAATCTAAAATGTTTTTTCCTATGATACCACGCGATTCTTAAtggttagttttaatttcaatatcatatttgttatttgtGTAAATGAAAACTTACGACAGGAAAAAAGATTCACCATGTAAATGAGACTTCAAGGACCCATTGGGAAGATACTCTAAAACAAGCAATCCATTGGCTCCGTCAATGCAGTATCCAACCAGTTTAACAAGATTTTTGTGACTGACACTGCTAATGACCCTGATCTCGTGCTCCAATTCTTCTTTCTGTACATCGGGAAGATACCTTAGTTTCTTGATAGCACGGATTTCATCGTCTAGGAAAGCCCAAAAGACTTGACCAAAACCACCCTCGCCAAGGTGGAACTGGTTGGAGAACTTGCCAGTTGCTTTTGCTAGCTCTTTATAAGTATACTTACTCAGCCCAATTGTACCCTTTGATCCGTTAGGTGCCTGAGTGGCCATCGATTTAAACTTGCAGTAGTCACTCCAGTTTTGCTATACCAAGACCGCTACAACAGAAGTGGGTGGCAACATCGTATAAGAGAGGTTTCTTGCAAGTTACAGTTCTATAGAGAGAGAAGCGGCGCGGCGGCGGGGGGCGTGTGGGTGTTGGGTTGATGGGGgttggttttgggagagaggattATGGTGTGTATGGAGCTCCTCTTCTTTGGTTTAATATCAGGAAGTAGCTTCTCAGGTTCTCGgttaaccctttttttttttgtaaatattttacatagacGTTGACCGTAGAAGTAGCAGCTCCTGGGCCCACTCTATTTCTTTATaggaataaaaaattaatttgtacatatattgtatcaaatatgtaaaaatatttcaaatgcattaaaaaataatatacgttatatttataaattttaatttttttaaaatattaaaaattgattttttttgtatttgAGAGAACTTTtagttatattaaaataaaaattattgataATAGTCatctaatattaaaaaataatacagTCAACACTAAAAAAAATGATTTCTTGAAAAATAGAATAATTTGCCCTAATATTCAATCTAATTACATGAGAGCATCTTGTGCCTTATTGTCGGTTAAATTACCGAATAAAAAACTAAAATATATTtagggaaaataaaaattaaattaaatcaaattaaaatattctcttcaattttttttttttttttatctaaaatcATCCGCTGTCATTCTCCTTTCCAATCCATTATTGTAGAGTAGAGTTTTATGCCATTGAAGATTTAGAAAATGTTAAATTGATGAGCAGATCCGAAGCTCTGTAGAAGCAAAGACTTTATCGAAAATCTATTTTAAGATTTCAAAGATCCAACCCATTTAaaggtattaaaaaaaaataaaaggcaaGATCTAACCGGTGAATCAATTTGAACATGAGGACCCATCTCCTCACATGCCAGGCTACCTAATATTGACTAAATCCTTCGCACTCTTGAATATTATTGCATTAAAGCACATTTGTTAAATAAAACTGGGAGGGGAGAAGAATAGAGAAAGAGGGTGGAGCAtagttttcaaaattaaaatggatcGGATCGATTGAAACAGGTTAATCGGGAATTAAATCAAGGCATCATTAATTAgtctaataaataaattatttaatttaacatATTATTTATTTACGACTGTGTCATTTACAATATTATTATggcgtgaattatgagatgggtcttatttatattttatatgatAAAATTTATCTCATATGAATGAGACATACACATATTCAGATGTAGCCAGCCATTTTATAATTTAAGTTTTCTCTAAAACCAAGTACAAGTTGTCTTCAACAGCAATGTAAATACACCAAAGAAtactttaaatttgaagttatatatatatatatattagcaagttgtcattttttaaaaaacaagTTGTCTTTATTGATTAATGACTTCTAAGAAGTACTTATTTATAAACTGAGTTATTGAAGTTGTGATGTTGCTATTATATAGATTAGTCAAGAACGCGTATcccttttgaaaaataaaataataaacaacAATGCATCCATCTATAATGACATAAATGCCTGCACGTTAAGCCTTCTCGACTTATTCTGTTCATATTATAACATATAGACATGACCTAAATACATATAAATTATAACTACTTTTGATTCAACACTTCTTTTTAATTGCAAATAATTAAGGGATTATTTATTCTACTgtttaagttaattttaatttcaattattttcACTAATTAACACTGTTGAAATATGTTTTTCTATATAAAATTATAGTGATCATTAATCCTTAATAGTTGATTATTGTTACTGGTGGTCGATAGTTAATTCCTCATATTTGttgattatttaataaaattttattaatagtaGTTATTATTATGTCAAAAGATCATTAAAGATGtaacttattttaaaatatatttcactttaatttttctataatgtgttataaaaatcataatagaaaataataataataaaattatatttaactttgagtaaatatatttataataaatattcatttttcatttttctttatcatATTTTGGTTTTATAtggtaattaaaaaaataattggataatcttatttttataaaaatatactattaattgattaaattatcttttaaataaagaataaaattgaaaaaaaattaatacactCTAATTTTCTAAATGCgataaataattttgaataaaaaatctcaaatacaataaataaagataaaaaaataattttttactgtAAATATAAATAACTCAATTATTTCATTcaatatttaaaatgttttaatacttaatcataaattttatgtttataaataattttattatttataaaaatcaattaatttttaaaattttattatgtttATCCGCTCTTATTTGATGatttttagaaattattttatctaaaattatttatcattttgaaataattaaaaaatattaattaaatttttttaattttacccttatctctattaatataataattattttataatattttaaaactcATCTTATcacattttttctctttttaaattaagtgaaataaaaggtaatttagttaaattaaaaatattttattataatttagatGATTAATTACTTCTTAATTATTGTGCAAAAATCTTAAACGATAGATAAAAGTAgacaataaagtaattattaaagACTAAAAAGCTATCTACGGATCTCTAATAGTTAATTAAAATATCATTTTGTGGATTGTGATTATATTTATCAATTTTTCTAATGAGTGCAACACTacacttattaaaatttattaaatatttttatttattactaATATTGAAATTATCAATATTACTTATAAATGTGAATGTGCAATATCACATAAAAAATACTCCCTCTATCCATAAATAATAgccatatttaaaatttttataaagatTAAGAAAATGATTGGATAActcattttcataaaaaaaaaaaaaactaataatttACATATTACCATTTATCTAAATTGAAtaattactttaatattattttctctCTCCACTAATAATTTATAGAGATAAAGTgtaaaattgaaaagaaatactTAATTCTCCTTGATCTTCTAAATGTGATAGATAATTTTAgacaaaataaaaagttaaatatgACTATTATTTATGgacatattaataataaataaacataTTTAATGAAAACATAGTCCCTCTATCTTCTTTTATCTGTCcttttttaaaacttttttaaaattatttgtcattttaaaaagattaaaaagtattaatttttttttcaattttacctTAATCTCTACTAAATTACCTTTTATTTTACCTAAATAAGAGAAAAGTGATAAGATGGGTGATAAAAAATTGTAGAAATAATTATTATTCTTAATAGACATAaaggtaaaattttaaaaataataatgcaCTTTAATCATATcaaaatgataaataattttagacaaaataatttttaaaaagtaacagattaaaatgaataaaaataatataatttaggtGATTTTATTACTTATTTAATTGCCATACAAAAATATTAAAGGACAAAATAACCACCATGTAACATTAATCAAGCCCGTTTCTTGTCATCAAGTCTCAAGTAGACAAGTCTAAGGTAGGTGCCTAACTTCTCATAAGTAAGATTTATTAATGTAAAGCAAGGGGCTAATTATTAATAGTATGTCATCTAGAGATTAACTTGATCCATATTTAATGTAAATCAATGGTGATAATAAAGTCATTTCATGaataaaaattaagtcattttattaaaatgtcttttaaactatttttattagaaaatataggagtttaaactttgaatttcaaattatatcataattttattgTAGTTACAAGTTTCAATATAAATTACAACTCTCATTTTAGAAaataacttctttttttttttttttttccctcttccTGGTAAGAGTAGTCACATGCATCGCGTATTTGTTTAatcatagaaaataaaatttcttacTCTTGttacgtttttttttttaattaagtttttatatttaaaaaattatttatctaaatttaaaaatatttaaaaataaaaataaaaataaataatatattttaatttaactgTACAATACATATTACTTACGAATGATAATTTGAATTTAAACTGATTACATtgattcaattaaattaaataaattaatgtaatataataataaataattaattaatgttataattttaaataaatttaattaactcaATTAAAAACTTAACTAACTAAAATATATTATCAATGTGACATGTTAAATactcaattaatttaattaattaaaattatattaaattgagtcatttaaatgataattgtcaCAATTAACTAAAAGTATATATGATCAATGTGACATTGCACATAATTAACTGATTCAATATTTACTcaattaaaatatcaattaactaaaatatatgatCAACTATGACATGTCACTTAAGCTCGTGCTCCAAAAAATTTTTGACAAATTAAACCTGAGCTCTTTAAAGTTCAACTCAGCTCGGCTCGATTGGTTTATAGCCCTATCTGAAATCAATAGTtataactcaaaaaaaaaaaaaatccaaatcttATTCTTAAAgtcttaaatgaaaattttgataagAAGCTCAAAGTGTAACTTGTGCAACCACAACCTTCCTATTAAATTTTTAACGTCACACAAgcaagttttaatttttaaagaaaatgaatAACCGGAATGAAGGCTAGTTTGCTGGATTATTCCCATCGAACTAAGTCATCTGTTGTTCAGATTCAGAAACATGATTGTTTCTTCCAGACTTTTACGTCCTTCCAGAACTTCAAGTATCTGCTTTGCACAAACATGGAAAAAAGGGTACTTTATTATGTATTTAGTACTCCAAATTAATCAGATTGATAGAAGAAAGATAAAGTAATAGAATATATCGAGCTTGTTGTGGAATTACCCGACTCATTGGTGGCCTACGTTGTGGATCATCATGTACACAAGCTAAAACACAAGCAACCATTTGATCCATTTGTTGAGGGTCATAGTACCCCTGTAATTCCTCATCGACAAAATTGGACATGTCCTTGCCTTCGAACAAACTTTTTGAGAGCATGGGCTTAGCCTAAATATTAATACATGAAATTAAAGGATTGTTATACTAGTTGAGCTCTAAACAGAGCTCTTCTTTTCGTCaaagtgataaaaaaaaaatgaataaaaaatgattTGTCAAACGGAAATAGGTTGAATTTTTCTTATGACCAATATTCTTACGTAGATTGCGATTTTAGACTTAGATTAGTTGAGAAACAACTACGTACCCATTTAACCATGTTAGTGTGCCCACTGAAATGACCAACAGGTTGTTTCCCGGTAATCAACTCCAAAAGAATTACACCAAAGGAATAAATGTCAAGCTTATCAGTAAGCTTGTTGGTAGTTTGATATTCAGGAGCCATGTAACTGCAGTTAGAGTTGGAAAGTGCATGAGATATGAGAAAAACAGTTAAAAGAAATAGGATTTTTCTTACCTAAACTTGATTCACTCTGAACTCAAGATACAAAATATATGGTGAAACTCATTTATTAAATACATAGATTCCATATGTTTGTATTTTAAGTCCATAATGAACCAGATACAAGCAACAATTTGCTCAAGAAATATAGTTCCAAAACTCCATAATTTTTCTATTCCTAGTGGAAATATATATATGCTAAGattcttgtctttctttttctatTCCTAACAAGATGCCAAAAGTCCATCTCATAGCTGCAATATAATTTTTCTCatgcacaaaaaaaaaattttttaaaaaaattatgtacCCAGAATTTATCATGATTTGGCTGATAGAGAGATGAGTTAAAGAATCCGGGAAAATCTTGGCACTTCCAAACTCTGCAAGCTAAACACAAATGTTTCACTTAGATTTATTGCATTTTGTAGTTTAGTATCACACACAAACAGAATAAAGTTACTTCTTTAGTTTAATATTCTGATTTataattgatcacacaattttagACATCTCACTACTACAATATAGTTATAAGTTGCGAAAATTTCAGTCCTTCAAAAGAAGAAAATCATCAATAAACTAAAGACGATTATAAAACAAAATTTAGCAAATTCAGACAGCATGGTACCCTTATAACAACCTAAGAGGTTCAGGTTTCGAATCCCCATATTATACACCAAAAAACTACATGCCTAAATATATGAAAAAGGATCACTTTGAAAACGTTTAATCAATAATATTACCTACCTTTGGTATAAATTTATCATTAAGAAGAATATTATCTGACTTAACATACAAATGTAAAATTTTGTGTCCACCTGCAAATAAATACATCACAAAAGGAAGGGAAATCAACAccagcattttaattttgaaaacgaatcaatacctaaaaaaaaaaaaagtaaaataaaataaatgaggaaTAAATTAAGGCTTAGTAAACAAGATATAAGCTTCCATATAAGGTATACTCACTGTCTTCATGCATATATTTTAATCCTTTCGCTGAGCCTATGGCGATTTTCATTCTATTTGACCAGTTTATTGTGGAACTCCCACTTTCTGCAGTATTATTAATATCTTTTAGACCACCATAAAATTTGGATAATAACATTTTAGAAGTCTCAAATTAGAAAGGTAAGCAAGaaatatataaataagtagaAGGATGTTTGTGGGATTGTCTCACCATGTAAATGAAATTTCAAGGAATTGTTGGGA contains these protein-coding regions:
- the LOC131181458 gene encoding proline-rich receptor-like protein kinase PERK15 yields the protein MATQAPNGSKGTIGLSKYTYKELAKATGKFSNQFHLGEGGFGQVFWAFLDDEIRAIKKLRYLPDVQKEELEHEIRVISSVSHKNLVKLVGYCIDGANGLLVLEYLPNGSLKSHLHGKNILDWSKRIDIAKGCALGLEYLHNHCERTPIIHQDIKSDNILLNKNFKPKLADFGLALYFPDSITHLSRTIKGTEVYMDPEYSGKVSTKSDVYSFGVVLLELITGREPLHEGVKIVDWAKTRITQALKGDYKDFVDVRLQKYDKGEMEKIIYCAKGCVYNPPEFRPSMREIVRFLEGAKLEKNLWIEKIDNEMRRSTINRDASSSGIERLEIHKPEIFTYEQLTKATEGFSMKNLLGKGSLGQVYKGYLINHEVTVKKFSHMPRKQEDAFEKMKAICSSVHHNNLVKLIGYCDEGGNKLLVFEFVSEDKSLRSHLHAGNARSTVDWPTRMEIALGIAKGLVDLHEQYKRWNIYEHFKDDSIFLDGNFQLKFAEYGRAKFLSTYVGFTPSTYAKTDVYFFGAILLELITGKQPNDDISIVEWAESVPGDRLLHGEYDFVDKKLQNNFDENKMIRMIKCALACVRRFPQERPQMSRVVEVLAGNINPEYL